A genomic segment from Fusarium fujikuroi IMI 58289 draft genome, chromosome FFUJ_chr04 encodes:
- a CDS encoding related to HAD superfamily hydrolase: protein MGSRPEKITTLLLDCDNTLVQSECLAFEASADLTNEIFAARKVNLSFTGCYLQREFVGQNFQNMIRAIEAKFNVSCNISDEELEHYASMEDDRVISKLMQKLEPCEGVNAELERLKGHYRLAVVSSSALRRVRSSLDKVGQADFFDPNDVFSAADSLPVPTSKPDPAVYLHALRTMDKSASECVAVEDSRSGATSAKCTGIITVGYTGACDTPKEAEALRVVLENAGCKFVMSSWDEFPDILYKIETHLTE, encoded by the exons ATGGGATCCCGCCCTGAGAAG ATAACAACGCTCCTTCTGGATTGCGACAACACCCTTGTGCAGTCAGAATGTCTTGCGTTTGAAGCAAGCGCTGATCTCACCAATGAGATATTTGCTGCCCGTAAAGTTAACCTGAGCTTTACGGGCTGCTATCTGCAACGAGAGTTTGTTGGACAAAACTTCCAAAACATG ATTCGCGCTATTGAGGCCAAGTTCAATGTCTCGTGCAACATCTCGGATGAGGAGCTGGAGCATTATGCCAGCATGGAAGACGATCGCGTCATCTCCAAGCTTATGCAAAAGTTGGAACCATGTGAAGGCGTCAATGCTGAACTGGAGCGTCTCAAAGGACACTATCGACTCGCTGTAGTATCTTCATCAGCGCTGCGTCGCGTGCGCTCTTCTCTTGATAAAGTTGGCCAAGCCGACTTCTTCGACCCAAACGACGTTTTCAGCGCTGCAGACTCGCTTCCTGTTCCTACTTCAAAGCCTGATCCAGCTGTGTATCTACACGCCTTGAGGACTATGGATAAGAGCGCTAGTGAGTGCGTTGCAGTCGAGGACAGTCGCTCTGGTGCAACCTCTGCTAAGTGCACTGGTATCATTACGGTCGGCTACACTGGCGCATGCGACACGCccaaggaggctgaggcACTGCGTGTAGTTCTTGAGAACGCTGGTTGTAAGTTTGTCATGAGTAGTTGGGATGAGTTCCCAGATATTTTGTACAAGATTGAGACTCATCTCACGGAATGA
- a CDS encoding probable alanine-glyoxylate aminotransferase AGT2 translates to MGSLGPLIDEPIISENSLFYQSVYPSAAPTVESADGLYFTLKNGQKIIDSTGGAAVSAIGHNNARVKNAIIKQLNKFTYAHPGYFQNSPSHELADILVQSTGGELSRACFLGSGSEAVEAAMKLARQYFLEKDPGAPRSHFIARQSSWHGCTMGALAVGDLKARKEPFLDVLATNVSHVSPCHPYRDLEDGETEEQYVIRLAQELDDEFQRIGPQNVCAFILEPMVGTALGCVTALPGYLAAMKAVCHRHGALIIFDEVMCGLGRTGHMHAWQYDGVVPDIQAVGKGLAAGYGTISALLIHDRVIDGLKQGSASFQHGQTYQCHPLNVVAALEVQRIIRDDDLVRNARLMGILLGHLLHRAFDSHPNVGQVRGRGMFWCIEFVADKATKRPLDPKLNLARRMRLRGLEKGYDVCLFSSTGCADGWNGDHFLLAPPFTVTPRDVEEIVYRASRVVDSVFEEVRAKGEILA, encoded by the exons ATGGGATCTCTTGGCCCCCTTATCGACGAGCCTATCATCTCGGAGAACTCTCTGTTCTACCAGAGCGTCTACCCTTCTGCAGCACCAACAGTTGAATCTGCTGATGGGCTTTACTTCACATTGAAGAATGGCCAAAAGATCATTGACTCTACAGGCGGAGCTGCTGTCTCTGCCATCGGCCACAACAATGCGAGAGTCAAAAACGCCATTATTAAGCAGCTGAATAAGTTCACCTATGCTCATCCTGGCTACTTCCAGAACAGCCCTTCTCATGAACTCGCCGACATCCTCGTCCAATCTACTGGGGGCGAATTGTCGAGAGCATGCTTCCTCGGCTCTG GTTCTGAGGCTGTCGAAGCCGCCATGAAGCTTGCCCGGCAGTACTTTCTTGAGAAGGACCCAGGTGCACCTCGTTCTCACTTCATAGCCAGACAGAGCTCCTGGCATGGATGTACCATGGGAGCCTTGGCTGTCGGAGATCTTAAAGCCCGAAAGGAACCTTTCCTTGACGTTCTCGCCACTAATGTCAGCCACGTCTCTCCTTGCCACCCATACagggatcttgaagatggcgagactgAGGAGCAATATGTTATCAGACTGGCTCAAGAGCTGGATGATGAGTTCCAGCGGATTGGTCCTCAGAACGTCTGCGCTTTCATCCTGGAACCCATGGTCGGAACT GCTCTGGGTTGTGTTACTGCACTCCCTGGATATCTGGCTGCCATGAAGGCTGTTTGTCATCGTCATGGCGCACTCATTATCTTCGATGAGGTCATGTGCGGTCTCGGACGAACTGGACACATGCATGCCTGGCAATACGATGGCGTAGTCCCCGATATCCAAGCTGTTGGCAAGGGGTTGGCTGCCGGCTACGGTACTATTTCAGCACTCCTCATCCACGACCGTGTTATCGATGGTCTGAAGCAAGGGAGTGCATCCTTCCAGCACGGTCAGACCTACCAGTGTCATCCTCTCAACGTAGTGGCCGCTCTGGAAGTGCAGCGCATCATCCGAGATGATGACCTCGTCCGCAATGCTCGCCTCATGGGTATTCTCCTTGGACATCTACTCCACCGAGCTTTTGACAGCCACCCCAACGTTGGTCAAGTTCGCGGTCGTGGTATGTTCTGGTGCATTGAGTTCGTCGCTGACAAGGCCACCAAGCGGCCATTGGATCCGAAGCTGAACCTCGCTCGTCGAATGCGACTTCGCGGTCTTGAGAAGGGCTATGACGTatgtctcttctcatctaCTGGATGTGCTGATGGCTGGAATGGTGATCACTTCTTGCTGGCACCTCCTTTCACCGTCACGCCCCGTGATGTCGAGGAGATTGTGTACCGTGCATCTCGTGTTGTTGACAGTGTGTTTGAAGAGGTCAGAGCTAAGGGTGAGATCTTAGCCTAG
- a CDS encoding related to tetracycline resistance proteins, which yields MTSINLTAAGSATDAIDLESLPRLSHRGEEESRRPVDIAQQGVETNGSSQETIAPPKWNYPPINKYRTAATFWSFLVVGMNDGSYGALVPLLEDYYHKNHTLVSLVFLTPFVGYAIASAINSLMHVHFGQRGVALLAPLCHIVPYLIFSFHPPYPVMISMYVLVGIGNGLADAAWCSFIGQMMNSHEMSGILQACYALGATIAPLVATGLSGEGMPGWYAFFYVMTAASVVELIALTITFWTQTGAVYLSEAPSASGAKSGRMRQVLKNKLSWIFAFFVFGYCGAEVALGGWVVVFMQKRRNASAIVGSAVATGFWGGMTVGRLFLSLVTVRLGEFWAMFLYIGVTIALELVFWLVPNLVVSAVAAALIGVAMGPMYPVAVVLITKVMPRSLHVGTIGFAASFGGSGGAILPFAVGAIAQAKGVQTLQPIVLAICVVLGCLWLLLPRRPVEKDQTGGT from the exons ATGACGAGTATCAATTTGACAGCAGCTGGCTCAGCTACTGATGCAATTGACCTAgagtctcttcctcgcctttCGCACCGCGGTGAGGAAGAAAGCAGACGACCAGTCGACATTGCGCAACAGGGAGTCGAAACCAATGGTTCATCCCAGGAGACTATTGCTCCGCCAAAATGGAATTATCCTCCTATCAACAAATATCGTACTGCGGCGACATTCTGGTCATTTCTTGTTGTAGGAATGAATGATGGGTCTTATGGT GCTTTGGTTCCCTTG CTTGAGGATTATTACCACAAAAACCATACCCTCGTGTCTTTAGTGTTCCTAACACCCTTTGTTGGCTATGCTATCGCTTCTGCTATCAACAGCCTAATGCATGTGCATTTTGGTCAAAGAGGCGTAGCGTTGCTTGCTCCCCTTTGTCATATTGTACCATATCTCATTTTTTCCTTCCATCCCCCGTACCCCGTCATG ATTTCCATGTATGTCCTTGTCGGCATAGGAAATGGACTTGCTGATGCCGCGTGGTGTTCTTTCATTGGACAGATGATGAACTCGCACGAGATGTCGGGCATTCTACAGGCGTGTTACGCCCTTGGTGCTACCATTGCTCCTCTTGTCGCGACTGGTCTCTCTGGAGAAGGTATGCCAGGCTGGTATGCATTTTTCTATGTCATGACGGCTGCGTCGGTCGTAGAGCTCATCGCCTTGACAATCACGTTTTGGACACAGACTGGAGCCGTCTACTTGTCTGAAGCGCCCTCAGCATCTGGGGCTAAATCAGGTCGTATGCGACAGGTCCTAAAGAACAAGCTGTCGTGgatttttgccttttttgTGTTTGGATACTGTGGAGCTGAAG TGGCTCTTGGTGGTTGGGTGGTTGTCTTCATGCAGAAAAGACGCAATGCCTCAGCTATCGTCGGCAGTGCCGTGGCCACGGGGTTTTGGGGCGGAATGACAGTCGGACGCCTCTTTTTATCCTTGGTAACAGTCCGACTGGGAGAGTTCTGGGCCATGTTCTTATACATCGGAGTAACTATTGCTTTGGAGCTTGTCTTTTGGCTGGTGCCGAACCTGGTCGTTAGtgcagtagcagcagcacTAATTGGCGTTGCCATGG GGCCAATGTATCCTGTTGCAGTTGTTCTCATTACCAAGGTCATGCCCCGCTCTCTCCATGTCGGGACTATCGGTTTCGCTGCTTCCTTCGGTGGTTCTGGCGGTGCAATATTGCCTTTTGCAGTTGGCGCCATTGCGCAGGCAAAGGGAGTGCAGACACTTCAACCCATTGTCCTCGCTATCTGTGTCGTTCTTGGCTGTTTGTGGCTGCTTCTTCCCCGCAGGCCAGTGGAAAAGGACCAGACGGGTGGCACTTAG
- a CDS encoding related to Versicolorin B synthase, whose amino-acid sequence MRFAITSVLLLSQVSSITAGYDHESTLSSTYDFVIVGGGTTGLILADRLSESGDQKVLVLEAGPDPNVVAMHQAPGAVEYIAGTAIDWNFYTEPQEGLDGRKLAYHRGRGLGGSSILNGLYYGRGSANVYDHWVELGNPGWSWEDVYPSFIKGTHFNAPNNGTGYNQRYQTWDPSAYSNGPLEIGYQGYVPPSSIAFIDACAAVNIPIVPDLNNGKNVGVKQGTATLTSKYRRSSAYDYYKAASKRPNVDILHNAPVQQIIFSKNATGFPVATGVNFIDHSQGRHRTATASKEIVVTLGTFQSPQMLMVSGIGPEATLDAFNIDPVVINENVGQHMMDHNLYSISATVVPEASTHQLMFNSTTVEASQEEYYTTGKGVYTAPGGITNGFQELSNTQLRNIGAEAVVDAGLTNRSTVEFLFESFFYPNSPGPTYEPSSDSSYISISVSSMVALSKGNITIQSSGMSDAPIINPNYYTHPADRAIAINAFRDARKILAHSAFANLTVGPNHGEVAPGVSNVASDDDEAIFEYIKATTVPNWHASGTNRMLPLEDGGVVDSRLRVYGVQGLRVIDSSIMPTVPDVNIAGPVYMLGEHGATMIKEDWDI is encoded by the exons ATGCGGTTTGCCATTACTTCGGTGCTTCTTTTATCACAAGTCTCATCAATCACTGCAGGATACGATCATGAGTCTACTCTCAGTAGCACGTATGACTTCGTGATTGTGGGTG GCGGAACTACTGGTCTCATCCTCGCAGATAGGCTGAGTGAGTCTGGTGATCAGAAGGTACTCGTGCTGGAAGCTGGACCTGATCCAAATGTTGTGGCCATGCATCAAGCGCCTGGTGCCGTTGAATACATCGCTG GTACGGCCATCGACTGGAACTTCTATACGGAGCCTCAAGAAGGACTCGATGGTCGTAAACTTGCATACCATC GCGGACGCGGTCTTGGTGGTAGCAGTATCCTCAACGGACTCTACTACGGACGGGGCTCGGCTAATGTCTACGATCATTGGGTTGAGCTAGGGAATCCAGGTTGGAGCTGGGAAGACGTGTATCCATCTTTTATCAAG GGTACTCACTTCAATGCTCCCAATAATGGAACGGGTTACAACCAAAGGTATCAGACCTGGGACCCCTCAGCATATTCCAATGGTCCACTAGAAATTGGTTACCAAGGATACGTCCCACCCTCGAGCATTGCTTTCATCGATGCTTGCGCAGCGGTCAATATCCCCATAGTCCCGGACCTCAACAACGGGAAGAACGTTGGCGTTAAACAAGGAACTGCCACTCTGACCTCAAAGTACCGACGTAGCTCAGCCTACGACTATTACAAGGCAGCCAGCAAACGGCCTAATGTCGACATTCTTCACAACGCCCCTGTCCAGCAgatcatcttctcaaagaatGCTACTGGATTCCCCGTTGCGACTGGTGTCAACTTCATTGATCACTCTCAAGGTCGTCACCGCACTGCTACCGCTTCAAAGGAGATTGTCGTCACCCTGGGAACTTTTCAGTCGCCCCAAATGCTGATGGTCTCG GGTATTGGCCCGGAGGCCACGCTTGACGCTTTCAATATAGATCCAGTTGTCATTAATGAAAACGTGGGACAGCA CATGATGGATCATAACCTGTACAGCATCTCAGCCACAGTAGTTCCCGAAGCTTCAACTCATCAGCTTATGTTTAACTCAACCACCGTCGAAGCCTCGCAAGAGGAATACTACACCACTGGCAAGGGAGTCTACACAGCACCTGGAGGTATTACCAATGGCTTCCAAGAGCTGTCAAATACACAACTTCGAAACATTGGTGCTGAAGCCGTCGTCGATGCTGGCCTTACCAACCGGTCTACAGTAGAGTTCCTCTTTGAATCCTTCTTCTATCCTAATAGTCCAGGTCCCACCTACGAACCATCATCTGATAGCTCGTACATATCTATCTCTGTCTCGAGTATGGTTGCACTAtctaaaggcaatataaCCATCCAGTCCAGCGGCATGTCCGATGcccccatcatcaaccccaaC TACTACACTCACCCCGCTGATCGCGCTATCGCCATCAACGCATTCCGCGACGCACGGAAGATCCTTGCCCATTCTGCTTTTGCAAATTTAACTGTCGGGCCTAACCATGGAGAGGTTGCTCCAGGTGTTTCCAACGTTGCTTCggacgacgatgaggctATTTTTGAGTACATCAAAGCTACAACGGTTCCTAATTGGCACGCTTCTGGAACTAATCGCATGCTTCCACTCGAGGACGGCGGCGTTGTCGATTCCCGACTTCGAGTCTATGGAGTGCAGGGCCTGAGAGTTATCGACAGTAGCATCATGCCGACAGTTCCGGACGTTAATATCGCTGGCCCGGTGTACATGTTGGGTGAGCATGGTGCAACTATGATCAAAGAGGATTGGGATATCTGA